TCAACGACGAGGGCGACACCGAGAAGGAAGACCAGTTCATCGTCCGCGAGGACTTTTGGACGTCGACCAGCAACAAGCAGCTCAACTTCGTGCAGCACATCTTTACGCTGCTCAAGATCGACGGCCGCGCCGCCGTGGTCGTCCCAGACAACGTACTTTTCGAGGGTGGTGCGGGCGAAAAAGTGCGCCGCAACCTCCTGCAGAAATGCCGTGCGCACACCCTCCTGCGCCTGCCGACTGGCATCTGGTATTCACCGGGCGTGAAGGCGAACGTCATCTTCTTTGAGAAGAAAGAGGGTCGAGCCGAGCCATGGACGGACAAGCTGTGGGTCTACGACCTGCGCACCAACCTTCATTTCACGCTGAAACAGTCACCCATCCAGCGCAAGGATTTCGATGCGTTCGTGGACTGCTACAAACCCGGCAAGCAGCACGCGCGCAAGCCAACATGGAGCCAGAAGAATCCGGAAGGCCGCTGGCGATGCTACGACTACGAAGACCTGTTGAAGCGCGACAAACTGAGCCTGGATCTCTTCTGGATCAAGGACCAGAGCCTGACGGATACCGACGCTCTACCCGCCCCCGACATTCTTGCCGGTGAGATTGCGGACGACCTCGAATCGGCTCTGGAGCAGTTCACAAAAATTGCGGCGCGCCTGACGAAGCAACATGCCGCAAGCATCGCGCCTCCCGAAGCAGGTCTGCCATTCACCATACACGGCAAGCAAACGCATTCGCCTGCATCGTGAAGCAGGATCTAGCATTGAACGCCGACGTGCGTTCAATTGGTAGCAGCGCCGTCGCAATAGAGATACCGCGCAAACATTCGGGTCTGTCGCTGTATTCGTTTTGACGATCTGAGTAGATTCACTATATTTTCCACCCTCTTCCCGCAGCATTATAAACTCAGGCAATCATGAACGTACGGTCCGTTGGTCTAAAGGCAACAGATGGAGCCGTTCGGAGCGGTCGTGTTTCATTGACGCCAGAGCTCTTGGCCGCAACTGGCGCAAGGTACTCACGCAACAACGAGGGTCTTGATTCAATTCTCGCAAAGATAGATCCCGCGAACCCGGACAAGTCCGTTGATTCAATATTTCGCATGGTCGACTACGGGCATCAGTCAATCGCGGACATGGCGCCTGTCGCAATATTTATAGACGGCGTTTCCGTGTGGTTGGCATATTTCATTTGGTCAATATGTCCAACAGCTAGTGGCCAAGAGTCTTCCACACGGTATATCCGCCTTAACTCTGACGGTGTGCTCGATCCGGCTGATGCGGGTATACCCGTTGATGCGAGAGCTGCATGGCAACACAATCTGGAGAGTGCATTCAGCGCATATTCGCGCGCGCTTAATTTCTGGGAGGCCGCCGCTTCACGCGACCCTCAGATAGTGGCAATTCCAGAATCCATACTCAATGATGAGTCAGAGAAAGGTAAGCGCAAGATAGCCCGCATGCGGCGCAATTTCGCCTTTGATCGGGCGAGATACTTTCTACCCGCCGCTGCGAAAACCAATGTGATGCTCCTGATGTCTGCTCGCAGCTGGGTCCAGTTATGCCAGATGTTGCTGTCACATTACCTTTGCGAGGCAAGACGGCTTGGTTCTCTATTGCGAGAAGAACTAGAGATGTGGGTACCACGCCTTACGAAACACGCGTCAGAGATACGATCCATCTCGCTTGGTCTCAGGGACGAGTACGATTCGTGCATGCAATCAGCGCGGAGCCTCAAATT
The nucleotide sequence above comes from Candidatus Hydrogenedentota bacterium. Encoded proteins:
- a CDS encoding FAD-dependent thymidylate synthase, translating into MTPELLAATGARYSRNNEGLDSILAKIDPANPDKSVDSIFRMVDYGHQSIADMAPVAIFIDGVSVWLAYFIWSICPTASGQESSTRYIRLNSDGVLDPADAGIPVDARAAWQHNLESAFSAYSRALNFWEAAASRDPQIVAIPESILNDESEKGKRKIARMRRNFAFDRARYFLPAAAKTNVMLLMSARSWVQLCQMLLSHYLCEARRLGSLLREELEMWVPRLTKHASEIRSISLGLRDEYDSCMQSARSLKFCDAGDIVENTAKAFLEIHPPAGVTDSDIGRALEGHNNIYAWMGSPLRRTLVRFGWDAVSFAEIRDLNRHRTGTKTCQFIPRGFYAAAGELNPSLDKDEYDKLGRTGAALTYDSLARLQADDPAYVYWCLLGSQMSFEHATTGDKFVYEAELRTGAGAHFRYAQHLRDVLALWYARFPSTKGSILEGANEPE